The Corynebacterium confusum genome has a window encoding:
- a CDS encoding DNA polymerase IV, translating to MQRWVLHIDMDAFFASVEQLTRPTLRGRPVLVGGLGGRGVVAGASYEARAFGAHSAMPMYRAQQLVSARTVVVRPRRVVYQAASRRVFELISSRVGLVEQLSIDEGFMEPAQLQGASAETVFDWSEELRAAIREETGLPCSIGAGTGKQFAKIGSGEAKPDGTFVIPADKQLDFLHPLDVAKLWGVGPVTAQKLHSIGIKTIGDLAGLSKREVEISVGSVVGGQLWEMAQGIDPREVAPRAISKSISAEHTYPKDLVTEAEVDAAIDRAAEGAHVRLLKDGRGARTVTVKLRMADFHIESRSATLPYATDDFKTLRAAAFKLARYPAELGPIRLVGVGYSGLETARQDVLFPELDREIVRPVPPDSDFETGVADHTVDTSPVAVDVADTPDSQWVATQDVYHPEYGHGWIQGAGHGVVSVRFETRATGPGRTKSLAADDPDLVPADPLDSLAWDEWFRSREDGLAELDEG from the coding sequence ATGCAGCGCTGGGTTCTCCACATCGACATGGACGCGTTTTTCGCCTCCGTCGAGCAGCTGACCCGGCCCACCCTGCGCGGCCGCCCCGTCCTCGTCGGCGGCCTGGGAGGCCGCGGTGTGGTTGCCGGGGCCAGCTACGAGGCCCGCGCCTTCGGGGCCCACTCGGCGATGCCCATGTACCGGGCCCAGCAGTTGGTCAGCGCCCGCACCGTCGTGGTCCGCCCCCGCCGCGTGGTCTACCAGGCCGCCTCCCGGCGCGTCTTCGAACTGATTTCCTCCCGCGTCGGGCTCGTCGAGCAGCTGTCCATCGACGAGGGCTTCATGGAACCGGCCCAGCTGCAAGGCGCGAGCGCTGAGACCGTCTTCGACTGGTCCGAGGAACTGCGCGCGGCCATCCGTGAGGAGACCGGCCTGCCGTGTTCCATCGGGGCCGGCACGGGCAAGCAGTTCGCCAAGATCGGCTCGGGCGAGGCCAAGCCGGACGGCACCTTCGTCATCCCCGCCGACAAGCAGCTGGACTTCCTGCACCCGCTGGACGTGGCCAAGCTCTGGGGAGTGGGCCCGGTGACGGCGCAGAAGCTGCACTCGATTGGGATCAAGACCATCGGCGACCTGGCCGGGCTGAGCAAGCGCGAGGTAGAAATCTCGGTCGGCTCCGTTGTCGGCGGCCAGCTGTGGGAGATGGCTCAGGGCATCGACCCGCGCGAGGTCGCCCCGCGGGCCATCTCCAAGTCGATTTCCGCCGAGCACACCTACCCGAAGGATCTGGTCACGGAGGCGGAGGTGGACGCGGCCATCGACCGCGCCGCCGAGGGGGCGCATGTCCGCCTGCTCAAGGACGGGCGGGGAGCGCGCACCGTGACGGTCAAGCTGCGGATGGCGGACTTCCACATCGAGTCGCGCTCGGCGACCTTGCCGTACGCTACCGACGACTTCAAGACCTTGCGCGCCGCGGCGTTTAAGCTGGCGCGCTACCCCGCGGAGCTAGGCCCCATCCGCCTGGTCGGCGTGGGCTACTCTGGGCTGGAGACCGCCCGGCAAGACGTGCTCTTTCCGGAGCTGGATCGCGAGATCGTTCGGCCGGTCCCGCCGGATAGTGACTTCGAGACCGGCGTGGCCGACCACACGGTCGACACCAGCCCCGTGGCCGTCGACGTCGCCGATACCCCTGACAGCCAGTGGGTGGCCACCCAGGACGTCTACCACCCCGAGTACGGGCACGGCTGGATCCAGGGCGCCGGCCACGGGGTGGTCAGCGTGCGCTTCGAAACGCGCGCGACCGGGCCCGGGCGAACCAAGTCGCTGGCCGCCGACGACCCGGACCTGGTACCCGCCGACCCGCTGGACTCGCTGGCCTGGGACGAGTGGTTTCGCTCCCGCGAGGACGGCCTAGCCGAACTGGACGAGGGTTAG
- a CDS encoding GntR family transcriptional regulator: MLHTKTEHPSPPAAERAYAYLKERIIDGTVPGSTMLSEGEVAQELGCSRTPVREAFLRLEVEGFLQLYPKRGALVVPLTARDVREVYEARELVDRFSAEHICGLPDNERHVIGGVLEAIIAEQDEALAAEDLAEYTRLDAKFHQTIMDNGGNRFLSQLGHSLREQQQRFTATAVGRSPARARRFVDDHRQLTRALNDGDFDAYRHALSEHLTNSRNQL, translated from the coding sequence ATGTTGCATACAAAGACCGAGCACCCCTCCCCACCCGCGGCGGAACGGGCCTACGCCTACCTCAAGGAACGAATTATCGACGGCACCGTGCCCGGATCAACCATGCTGAGCGAGGGCGAAGTGGCCCAGGAGCTCGGCTGCAGCCGCACCCCCGTCCGCGAAGCCTTCCTCCGCCTAGAGGTCGAAGGCTTCTTGCAGCTCTACCCCAAGCGCGGTGCCCTGGTGGTGCCGCTGACCGCCCGGGATGTCCGCGAGGTCTACGAGGCCCGCGAGCTGGTCGATCGCTTCTCCGCCGAGCACATCTGCGGCCTGCCGGACAACGAGCGACACGTCATCGGGGGCGTGCTGGAGGCCATCATCGCCGAGCAGGACGAGGCCTTAGCGGCCGAGGACCTGGCCGAGTACACCCGTCTGGACGCTAAGTTCCACCAGACCATCATGGACAACGGCGGCAACCGCTTCCTCTCCCAGCTCGGCCACAGCCTGCGCGAGCAGCAGCAGCGCTTCACCGCCACCGCGGTGGGGCGCAGCCCAGCACGCGCCCGCCGCTTCGTCGACGACCACCGCCAGCTCACCCGCGCCCTTAACGACGGCGACTTCGACGCCTACCGCCACGCCTTATCCGAACACCTCACGAATTCCCGAAATCAGTTATGA
- a CDS encoding MFS transporter, giving the protein MTSTVTERIPSVKSYPTHAWWPVAGTMVAVAWGGNEFTPLLVMYREVSSFSQVTVNGLLAAYVVGIIPALLIGGPLSDLIGRKPTLLPAAPLSLFGSFLLSVAPNEPLIIAGGRVLCGMALGLVMAVGSTWITELEPRGGARKASLCLTVGFLVGAGLASVLAQWGPWPTHLAYVIHIVLTLATGWWLGHAPETRQPMRGTIKRTVLELTIGDMLAMLRIPAAAHRRFLRVVVPVAPWVFGCAGAAYALLPQLLSRSAGNVPIAFSGLMTVITLGCGVGVQMLGQVIDTNRSARASAIAMAVITCGTLLGAAAAHTLSLPLGILAAATMGAGYGLALVAGLSEVQRIAGERELAGLTAVYYCIAYLGFFIPMAFSALAPYIGFTSLFSVGAVLALFCLGNVSLAWRKHLPGAN; this is encoded by the coding sequence ATGACCTCTACCGTTACCGAACGCATCCCCTCTGTTAAGTCCTATCCCACCCACGCCTGGTGGCCGGTAGCCGGCACCATGGTCGCCGTCGCCTGGGGCGGCAACGAGTTCACCCCGCTGCTCGTGATGTACCGCGAGGTCTCCAGCTTCAGCCAGGTCACCGTCAACGGCCTGCTCGCCGCCTACGTGGTGGGTATCATCCCCGCCCTGCTCATCGGCGGCCCGCTGTCCGATCTCATCGGCCGCAAGCCCACCCTGCTGCCGGCCGCGCCTTTGTCCCTGTTCGGCTCCTTCCTGCTGTCAGTGGCCCCGAACGAGCCGCTGATTATTGCCGGCGGCCGCGTGCTATGCGGCATGGCGCTGGGCCTGGTCATGGCGGTCGGCTCTACCTGGATCACCGAGCTCGAGCCCCGCGGCGGTGCCCGCAAGGCATCGCTGTGCCTGACCGTCGGATTCCTCGTCGGCGCGGGGCTGGCCTCGGTGCTCGCCCAGTGGGGCCCGTGGCCCACCCACCTGGCCTATGTCATCCACATCGTGCTCACCTTGGCCACCGGCTGGTGGCTGGGACACGCCCCGGAGACCCGCCAGCCCATGCGCGGGACGATCAAACGCACGGTGCTGGAGCTGACCATCGGCGACATGCTGGCCATGCTGCGCATCCCGGCCGCCGCTCACCGCCGCTTTTTGCGCGTGGTGGTTCCGGTCGCCCCGTGGGTCTTTGGCTGCGCCGGCGCGGCCTATGCCCTCCTGCCCCAGCTGCTCTCCCGCTCGGCCGGCAACGTCCCCATCGCCTTCTCCGGCCTGATGACGGTCATCACCCTGGGCTGCGGCGTGGGCGTGCAGATGCTCGGCCAGGTCATTGACACCAACCGCTCGGCGCGCGCCTCGGCTATCGCCATGGCGGTTATCACCTGCGGCACCCTGCTGGGGGCCGCGGCCGCGCACACCTTGTCGCTACCGCTGGGCATTCTCGCCGCTGCCACGATGGGCGCCGGCTACGGCCTGGCCCTGGTGGCCGGCCTGTCCGAGGTGCAGCGAATCGCCGGCGAGCGGGAGCTGGCCGGCCTGACCGCCGTCTACTATTGCATCGCCTACCTCGGGTTCTTCATCCCGATGGCGTTCTCGGCGCTAGCGCCGTATATCGGCTTTACTAGCCTGTTTTCCGTCGGCGCGGTGCTTGCGCTGTTCTGCCTGGGCAACGTGTCCCTAGCCTGGCGCAAGCACCTGCCGGGCGCGAATTAA
- the ileS gene encoding isoleucine--tRNA ligase, whose amino-acid sequence MTGGSSRFPDMEEVVQDYWKQDGTFQASLHQTEDKPEYIFYDGPPFANGLPHYGHLLTGYVKDIVPRYRTMAGNYVPRVFGWDCHGLPAELEAEKQLGITDKGQIEEMGLERFNEYCASSVLRYAGEWKDYVTRQARWVDFDHGYKTMDLDFMESVMWAFKELYDKGLIYQGFRVLPYSWAEHTPLSNQETRLDDSYKMRQDPTLTVTFPVTGALAGSAAEETLQANPELADASFLAWTTTPWTLPSNSALAVHPEVTYALVRVGGDGEFAGRLFVLADGLRAAYAKELGEDAEVVKTFTGAKLTGFNYQPIFDYFADMRNGFQVLSADYVTTEDGTGVVHQAPAFGEDDMNTCAAHDIELVIPVDDDGKFTSQAPDYEGQLVFDANKDIIRDLKTAGRVVRHQTIEHSYPHSWRSGEPLIYKAMPSWFVKVTEFRDRMVELNHNEIEWMPGHIRDGQFGKWLEGARDWNISRSRYWGAPIPVWVSDSEEYPRMDVYGSLDELERDFGVRPSSLHRPYIDELTRPNPDDPTGKSTMRRVPDVLDCWFESGSMPFAQKHYPFENKDWFETHSPSDFIVEYSGQTRGWFYVMHVLSTALFDRPAYKKVVAHGIVLGNDGLKMSKSKGNYPDVNEVFDRDGSDAMRWFLMSSPILRGGNLIVTEQGIRDGVRQALLPIWNAYSFLQLYAGQEAHFDTSSTNVLDRYILAKTHDLVKNVDAALANTDIATATEEARLFADVLTNWYVRRSRDRFWSGDAEHPEAFNTLYTVLETVARVFAPLLPHISEVIYRGLTGERSVHLTSFPDPADYPADDALVAAMDATRAVASAASSVRKSNKLRNRLPLPKLTVAMAGADKLADFADIIRDEVNVKEVELTEDVDSAGRFEVVCNAKVAGPRLGKDVQRAIKNLKAGNYERQGEEVVVDGDITLHADEYTERLQAADPDSTARIDGVDGLVVLDTDVTEELEAEGWAADVIRGLQDARKASGFEVSDRISAVLYVPAEKEEWGRRHAEHIAAEVLATDFAVSTNAPADSEGVHQVVEGVTATVAKN is encoded by the coding sequence ATGACCGGCGGTTCCAGCCGCTTCCCGGATATGGAAGAGGTCGTCCAAGACTACTGGAAGCAGGACGGGACCTTCCAGGCCTCGTTGCATCAGACCGAGGACAAGCCGGAATACATCTTCTACGACGGCCCGCCTTTTGCTAACGGCCTGCCGCACTACGGTCACCTTCTGACCGGCTACGTCAAGGACATCGTCCCGCGCTATCGCACCATGGCGGGCAACTACGTCCCCCGCGTTTTCGGCTGGGACTGCCACGGCCTGCCGGCGGAGCTGGAGGCCGAAAAGCAGCTGGGCATCACTGACAAGGGCCAGATCGAGGAGATGGGGCTCGAGCGCTTCAACGAGTACTGCGCGTCCTCGGTTTTGCGCTACGCGGGCGAGTGGAAGGACTACGTCACCCGCCAGGCCCGCTGGGTGGACTTCGACCACGGCTACAAGACCATGGACCTGGACTTCATGGAGTCGGTCATGTGGGCCTTCAAGGAGCTCTACGACAAGGGGCTTATCTACCAGGGCTTCCGCGTGCTGCCGTACTCCTGGGCCGAGCACACCCCGCTGTCGAACCAGGAAACCCGCCTGGATGACTCCTACAAGATGCGCCAGGACCCGACACTGACCGTGACCTTCCCGGTCACCGGCGCGCTGGCCGGCTCGGCCGCGGAGGAGACACTGCAGGCCAACCCGGAGCTGGCCGATGCCTCCTTCCTGGCCTGGACAACCACCCCGTGGACCCTACCGTCTAACTCCGCCCTGGCCGTGCACCCGGAGGTCACTTATGCCCTGGTGCGCGTGGGCGGCGACGGCGAGTTCGCCGGCCGGCTCTTCGTGCTCGCCGACGGGCTGCGCGCGGCGTATGCCAAGGAGCTGGGCGAGGACGCCGAGGTCGTCAAGACCTTCACCGGCGCGAAGCTGACCGGCTTCAACTACCAGCCGATCTTCGATTACTTCGCCGATATGCGCAACGGCTTCCAGGTGCTGTCTGCCGACTACGTCACCACCGAGGACGGCACCGGCGTGGTCCACCAGGCCCCAGCCTTCGGTGAGGACGATATGAACACCTGCGCCGCGCACGACATCGAACTGGTCATCCCCGTCGACGACGACGGCAAGTTCACCTCCCAGGCGCCGGACTACGAGGGCCAGCTGGTCTTTGACGCCAACAAGGACATCATCCGCGACCTGAAGACCGCGGGCCGCGTGGTGCGCCACCAGACCATCGAGCACTCCTACCCGCACTCGTGGCGCTCCGGCGAGCCGCTCATCTACAAGGCGATGCCGTCCTGGTTCGTCAAGGTCACCGAGTTCCGTGATCGCATGGTCGAGCTCAACCACAACGAGATTGAGTGGATGCCGGGCCATATCCGCGACGGCCAGTTCGGCAAGTGGCTAGAGGGTGCCCGCGATTGGAACATCTCTCGCTCGCGCTACTGGGGCGCGCCGATCCCGGTGTGGGTCTCCGACTCCGAGGAGTACCCGCGCATGGACGTCTACGGCTCGCTGGACGAGCTGGAGCGCGACTTCGGCGTGCGACCGAGCTCGCTGCACCGCCCGTACATCGACGAGCTGACCCGCCCGAACCCGGATGATCCGACGGGCAAGTCCACCATGCGCCGCGTGCCGGACGTGCTGGACTGCTGGTTCGAGTCCGGCTCCATGCCTTTCGCTCAGAAGCACTACCCGTTCGAGAACAAGGACTGGTTCGAGACCCACTCACCGTCGGACTTCATCGTCGAGTACTCCGGCCAGACCCGCGGCTGGTTCTACGTCATGCACGTTTTGTCCACCGCGCTGTTCGACCGCCCGGCGTACAAGAAGGTCGTCGCCCACGGCATCGTCCTAGGCAACGACGGGCTGAAGATGTCCAAGTCCAAGGGCAACTACCCGGACGTCAACGAGGTCTTCGACCGCGACGGCTCGGACGCCATGCGCTGGTTCCTCATGTCCAGCCCCATCCTGCGCGGCGGCAACCTCATCGTCACTGAGCAGGGCATCCGCGACGGCGTGCGCCAGGCGCTGCTGCCCATCTGGAACGCCTACTCTTTCCTGCAGCTCTACGCGGGCCAAGAGGCGCACTTCGACACCTCCTCGACCAACGTGCTGGACCGCTACATCCTGGCCAAGACCCACGACTTGGTCAAGAACGTCGATGCCGCCCTGGCCAATACTGACATCGCCACCGCCACCGAGGAGGCACGCCTGTTCGCGGACGTGCTGACCAACTGGTACGTGCGCCGCTCCCGCGACCGCTTCTGGTCCGGCGACGCGGAGCACCCGGAGGCTTTCAACACCCTCTACACGGTGCTGGAGACCGTGGCCCGCGTCTTCGCCCCGCTATTGCCGCACATCAGCGAGGTCATCTACCGCGGCCTGACCGGCGAGCGCTCCGTCCACCTGACCAGCTTCCCGGATCCGGCGGACTACCCGGCTGACGATGCCCTGGTCGCCGCCATGGACGCCACCCGCGCGGTGGCCTCGGCGGCCTCCTCGGTGCGCAAGTCCAACAAGCTGCGCAACCGCCTGCCGCTGCCGAAGCTGACCGTGGCCATGGCGGGCGCGGACAAGCTGGCCGACTTCGCGGACATCATCCGCGACGAGGTCAACGTCAAGGAGGTCGAGCTGACCGAGGACGTGGATTCCGCGGGCCGCTTCGAGGTCGTCTGCAACGCGAAGGTCGCCGGCCCGCGCCTGGGCAAGGACGTTCAGCGCGCGATCAAGAACCTGAAGGCGGGCAACTACGAGCGCCAGGGTGAGGAGGTCGTCGTCGATGGTGATATCACCCTGCACGCCGATGAGTACACCGAGCGCCTGCAGGCGGCGGATCCGGACTCGACGGCCCGCATCGACGGCGTCGACGGCCTGGTGGTGCTGGACACCGACGTCACCGAGGAGCTGGAGGCCGAGGGCTGGGCCGCGGACGTTATCCGCGGCCTGCAGGACGCCCGCAAGGCCTCCGGTTTCGAGGTCAGCGACCGCATTTCCGCAGTGCTCTACGTGCCGGCGGAGAAGGAAGAATGGGGCCGGCGCCACGCCGAGCACATTGCGGCCGAGGTGCTGGCCACGGACTTTGCGGTCAGCACAAATGCCCCCGCCGATAGCGAGGGCGTGCACCAGGTGGTGGAGGGGGTTACCGCCACCGTCGCGAAGAATTAA
- a CDS encoding DivIVA domain-containing protein — MPLSPADVHNVAFSKPPIGKRGYNEDEVDQFLDLVEDALAQLQDENDELQSQVNSLQSGAATASAAPTTSSVDEAALRKEIEADLRSQLDKEYEKKLADAKAEAAQNAKKEQASAAAGKSSADSKELKAAQDEATKAKQDLDKARRDLEAAKKENQELQKKVADVSASTAKENPAAAATADANGLATPETHMQAARVLGLAQEMADRLTNEAKAESESMLSDARTAAEKQLSDANSRAEAQIRQAEEKAAALQADAEKKHTEIMNTVKQQQTALETRISELRTFEREYRTRLKTLLESQLEELETRGSAAPNGESN; from the coding sequence ATGCCGCTGTCACCAGCTGATGTACACAACGTCGCGTTCAGCAAGCCGCCGATTGGCAAGCGTGGCTACAACGAGGACGAGGTCGACCAGTTCCTCGACCTGGTTGAAGACGCCCTTGCCCAGCTGCAGGACGAGAATGACGAGCTGCAGTCGCAGGTCAACAGCCTGCAGTCCGGCGCCGCCACCGCTTCTGCGGCGCCCACTACCTCTTCGGTCGACGAGGCCGCTCTCCGCAAGGAGATCGAGGCAGACCTTCGCTCCCAGCTCGACAAGGAATACGAGAAGAAGCTGGCCGACGCCAAGGCTGAGGCCGCGCAGAACGCCAAGAAGGAGCAGGCTTCCGCCGCCGCTGGCAAGTCCAGCGCCGACTCCAAGGAGCTGAAGGCCGCCCAGGACGAGGCCACCAAGGCCAAGCAGGACCTGGACAAGGCCCGCCGCGACCTGGAGGCCGCCAAGAAGGAAAACCAGGAGCTGCAGAAGAAGGTCGCGGACGTTTCCGCTTCCACCGCCAAGGAGAACCCGGCGGCTGCCGCCACCGCGGACGCCAACGGCCTGGCTACCCCGGAGACCCACATGCAGGCCGCCCGCGTGTTGGGCCTGGCCCAGGAGATGGCCGACCGCCTGACCAACGAGGCCAAGGCCGAGTCCGAGTCCATGCTGAGCGACGCGCGCACCGCGGCCGAGAAGCAGCTGTCCGACGCTAACTCCCGCGCCGAGGCCCAGATCCGCCAGGCCGAGGAGAAGGCAGCGGCCCTGCAGGCTGACGCTGAGAAGAAGCACACCGAGATCATGAACACGGTCAAGCAGCAGCAGACCGCCCTGGAGACCCGCATCTCCGAACTGCGCACCTTCGAGCGCGAGTACCGCACCCGCCTGAAGACCCTGCTGGAATCCCAGCTGGAGGAGCTCGAGACCCGCGGCTCCGCCGCTCCGAACGGCGAGTCCAACTAA
- a CDS encoding YggT family protein, with the protein MSQLGIILYAVLRIFSLALIVRIIIEMIQSFSRQFNPPRWFMMCAEPLFAVTDPPVKALRKLIPPLRLGGVALDMSIIVLFIILAILMNIVIATMV; encoded by the coding sequence GTGAGTCAATTAGGAATTATTCTGTACGCCGTGCTCCGTATCTTTTCCCTAGCGCTAATCGTGCGCATCATCATCGAGATGATCCAGTCCTTTTCCCGGCAGTTCAACCCGCCGCGCTGGTTCATGATGTGCGCCGAGCCGCTGTTTGCGGTCACAGATCCGCCCGTAAAAGCCCTGCGCAAACTCATTCCTCCGCTGCGGCTGGGCGGGGTAGCGCTAGACATGTCAATCATCGTCCTGTTCATCATCCTGGCCATTCTGATGAATATCGTCATCGCCACGATGGTCTAG
- a CDS encoding cell division protein SepF: protein MSFIDRTKEFFGLQPMDMDHDDAYYEDDARYATAGSAAYQPRPSYERTPAEPEFGPTIVPISLTTYNDAPKIGEPFRDGDAVVFELTDAEKSAAKRFIDFAAGLCFALRGRMVDLTKGLDTDRRVFAIVPERANISTLELERAAQLR, encoded by the coding sequence ATGTCATTTATTGATCGCACGAAGGAGTTCTTCGGCCTGCAGCCGATGGACATGGACCACGACGACGCCTACTACGAGGACGACGCTCGCTACGCCACCGCCGGCTCCGCGGCCTACCAGCCGCGCCCGAGCTACGAGCGCACCCCAGCCGAGCCGGAGTTCGGGCCGACCATCGTGCCGATTTCCCTGACCACCTACAACGACGCCCCGAAGATCGGCGAGCCCTTCCGCGACGGCGACGCCGTTGTCTTCGAGCTGACCGATGCCGAAAAGTCCGCCGCCAAGCGCTTCATCGACTTCGCCGCCGGTCTCTGCTTCGCGCTGCGCGGCCGCATGGTTGACCTGACCAAGGGTCTAGACACCGACCGCCGCGTGTTCGCCATCGTGCCGGAGCGCGCCAACATCTCCACCCTGGAGCTGGAGCGCGCCGCCCAGCTGCGCTAA
- a CDS encoding YggS family pyridoxal phosphate-dependent enzyme, whose protein sequence is MTDKATPQDRQQDTADQGGDQARLAELERGLASTRVQISELAAEVGRPAPRLLPVTKFHPAEDIALLSQLGVNDVAENREQEARAKSEQLPEMRFHMIGQIQTKKANHVARWAHSVHSLDSEKLAHALDRGVELARERGQRSENLPVYVQLSYDSDPSRGGAAWDTAEDLLRVVEDLDNLELRGIMVVPPVEADAAEVFASARQLVDELGEKLGHALELSAGMSADLREAIFAGTDIVRVGTGIMGARPVG, encoded by the coding sequence ATGACCGATAAGGCCACCCCGCAGGACCGCCAGCAGGACACGGCAGACCAGGGCGGCGACCAAGCCCGGCTCGCCGAGTTGGAGCGCGGCCTGGCTAGCACCCGGGTGCAGATCTCCGAACTGGCCGCCGAAGTCGGCCGCCCGGCGCCGCGCCTGCTACCGGTGACCAAGTTCCACCCGGCCGAGGACATCGCGCTGCTTAGCCAGCTGGGGGTGAACGATGTTGCGGAAAACCGCGAGCAGGAAGCCCGTGCCAAGTCCGAGCAGCTGCCCGAGATGCGCTTCCACATGATCGGCCAGATCCAGACCAAGAAGGCCAACCACGTGGCCCGCTGGGCACACAGCGTGCACTCGCTGGATTCCGAAAAACTCGCCCACGCCCTCGACCGCGGGGTGGAGCTGGCGCGTGAGCGCGGCCAGCGCAGCGAGAACCTGCCGGTCTACGTGCAGCTGTCCTACGACTCGGATCCGTCCCGCGGGGGCGCGGCCTGGGACACGGCCGAAGACCTGCTGCGGGTGGTCGAGGATCTGGACAACCTGGAGCTGCGCGGCATCATGGTCGTCCCGCCCGTGGAGGCGGACGCGGCAGAGGTCTTTGCCTCCGCGCGCCAGCTGGTCGACGAGCTGGGGGAGAAGCTCGGCCACGCGCTCGAGCTGTCGGCCGGGATGAGCGCGGATCTGCGCGAGGCAATTTTTGCCGGCACGGATATCGTGCGTGTCGGAACCGGCATCATGGGCGCGCGGCCAGTAGGTTAA
- the pgeF gene encoding peptidoglycan editing factor PgeF, giving the protein MPVNEEARTTRPARLKRPFRMVFTARSGGASVSPYESFNLAEHVGDDPAAVAANRQRLQELLRLDDIVWMEQLHTNNVTVVDGPRSAPVEATDALVTATEGLALGVLVADCTPVLLADPEARVVASAHAGRLGARNGIVPATVEAMCDLGARPERLQVLLGPAASGRHYEVPADMAADVEAHLPGSRTTTEKGTPGLDVRAGLIRQLMGLGVTAIQADPRCTIEDTTFFSYRREGTTGRQAGLIWLEEQTDNDR; this is encoded by the coding sequence ATGCCAGTAAACGAGGAAGCACGCACCACCCGCCCCGCCCGCCTGAAACGCCCCTTCCGGATGGTCTTTACGGCCCGCTCGGGAGGGGCTTCGGTGTCCCCGTACGAGTCTTTCAACCTGGCCGAACACGTCGGCGACGACCCGGCGGCGGTAGCGGCAAATCGGCAGCGCCTGCAGGAGCTGCTGCGCCTTGATGACATCGTCTGGATGGAGCAGCTCCACACCAACAACGTCACCGTCGTCGACGGCCCGCGTTCTGCGCCCGTGGAGGCCACCGATGCCCTGGTTACGGCCACCGAGGGGCTGGCCCTGGGTGTGTTGGTCGCCGACTGCACCCCGGTACTGCTGGCCGACCCGGAGGCCCGCGTGGTCGCCTCGGCCCACGCCGGGCGCTTAGGGGCGCGCAACGGAATTGTCCCCGCGACTGTCGAGGCGATGTGCGATCTCGGGGCCCGGCCCGAGCGCCTGCAGGTGCTGCTGGGCCCGGCCGCCAGCGGACGGCACTACGAGGTGCCGGCAGACATGGCCGCCGACGTCGAGGCCCACCTGCCCGGGTCGCGCACGACCACGGAGAAGGGTACCCCAGGCCTCGACGTGCGCGCCGGACTCATCCGGCAGCTGATGGGCCTGGGCGTTACCGCGATCCAGGCGGATCCGCGCTGCACTATCGAGGACACCACTTTCTTTTCCTACCGCCGGGAGGGGACGACCGGCCGGCAGGCAGGACTCATCTGGTTGGAGGAGCAGACCGACAATGACCGATAA